A genomic window from Deferrivibrio essentukiensis includes:
- a CDS encoding OmpP1/FadL family transporter, whose translation MKKSFFHKLFLLFTLITLPALVFANGFQINEQGVKSLGMGGAFVAQADNPDAVYYNPAGITQLEGAQISLGLSPITPTVTFDSDQTGKSTDAKKQTFYIPIFYATLKATDRVSVGFGTFSNYGLATEWPSDWEGRYITGGTKAEIVTLTLNPNLAVKVTDKLSLAVGVDIQKMEVTLENKLKIVPYEEGYILLNGDGDSQLKADDWAYGYNVALHYSITKNWKAGISYRSKIKHEIKDGTASISLPSGNLYNSTFTGILSSTPAMSIQKTGSTDITLPDILYIGTSYKLGKFTFELDGQWTGWSSYDKLEVTFEDGSVQSKPKDWDDVWAIRFGMQYKVNDMLDLRAGLIRDYSPIPDETLDPLVSSGDRWLYALGFGLNFENLSIDFAYNYLDDENRTFNNKVGSEAPYDENNPMTGEFKSADAHIFGISVTYRFK comes from the coding sequence ATGAAAAAATCATTTTTTCACAAACTGTTTTTACTTTTTACTTTAATTACCCTTCCTGCATTGGTTTTTGCAAACGGTTTTCAAATCAATGAACAGGGTGTAAAATCACTTGGGATGGGTGGAGCTTTTGTTGCTCAGGCTGATAACCCTGATGCTGTTTATTATAACCCTGCCGGAATCACTCAACTTGAAGGTGCTCAAATTTCTCTTGGTCTTTCTCCTATCACACCTACTGTAACATTTGACAGTGACCAAACTGGAAAGTCAACAGATGCAAAAAAACAAACTTTTTATATCCCCATTTTTTATGCTACACTTAAGGCTACCGACAGAGTTAGCGTTGGATTTGGAACTTTTTCCAACTATGGTCTTGCTACCGAATGGCCAAGCGACTGGGAAGGTAGATACATCACAGGTGGTACAAAGGCTGAAATCGTAACCCTTACACTAAACCCGAACCTGGCAGTTAAAGTAACAGATAAATTAAGCCTTGCTGTGGGTGTGGATATACAAAAGATGGAAGTTACACTGGAAAACAAGTTAAAAATAGTTCCATATGAAGAAGGATATATCTTACTTAATGGTGACGGTGATTCACAATTGAAAGCTGATGACTGGGCATACGGTTATAATGTTGCCTTACATTATAGTATTACAAAAAACTGGAAAGCTGGTATATCATATAGAAGTAAGATTAAGCACGAAATTAAAGATGGAACTGCATCTATTTCTTTACCTAGCGGAAATTTATATAATTCAACTTTTACAGGTATTCTTAGTTCAACTCCTGCAATGAGCATTCAAAAGACCGGATCAACTGATATAACGCTTCCAGATATACTTTACATTGGAACATCTTATAAATTAGGTAAATTTACTTTTGAACTTGATGGACAGTGGACAGGTTGGTCTTCATACGACAAGCTTGAAGTAACTTTTGAAGATGGTAGTGTTCAAAGCAAGCCTAAAGATTGGGATGATGTATGGGCTATTAGATTCGGTATGCAGTATAAAGTAAACGACATGCTTGATTTAAGAGCAGGATTAATAAGAGATTACTCTCCTATTCCTGATGAGACTCTTGACCCACTTGTATCATCTGGAGACAGATGGCTTTATGCACTTGGATTTGGCCTGAATTTTGAAAACTTAAGTATTGATTTTGCTTACAACTATCTTGATGACGAAAACAGAACATTTAACAACAAGGTTGGTAGCGAAGCTCCTTATGATGAAAATAATCCAATGACAGGTGAGTTTAAAAGTGCTGACGCTCATATTTTCGGAATCAGTGTAACTTATAGATTCAAATAA
- a CDS encoding RnfABCDGE type electron transport complex subunit B, giving the protein MIEALVTLGTTGFVAGLGLLYASKKFAVEKDPKVQEINEILPGANCGGCGLPGCSALADAIASGKAKPTSCPVGGAELAAKIAVILGVEVGATVKNVARVRCRGGKDKCLEKYDYYGPSDCHSITLLAGGIKQCTFGCVGGGSCVKACSFDAIYMGDDKIPVVIEDKCTACGMCVKACPRNLIELLPVDKKFVVNCRSMDKGADTKKACSVGCIACRLCIKNCPENAIDMDGNVAKINPEKCVNCGKCEEVCPTKAINRY; this is encoded by the coding sequence ATGATAGAAGCTTTGGTTACGTTGGGTACAACCGGTTTTGTTGCAGGTCTTGGTCTTTTATACGCATCAAAAAAATTTGCTGTGGAAAAAGACCCAAAGGTTCAGGAGATAAATGAAATTTTGCCTGGGGCAAATTGTGGCGGATGTGGACTACCTGGATGCTCAGCCCTTGCGGATGCTATTGCAAGTGGCAAGGCTAAGCCGACATCTTGCCCCGTAGGTGGTGCAGAGCTTGCTGCAAAAATAGCCGTAATTCTGGGTGTGGAAGTTGGAGCTACGGTAAAAAATGTTGCAAGGGTCAGATGTCGCGGTGGTAAGGATAAATGCCTTGAAAAATATGATTATTATGGACCTTCTGACTGCCATAGTATTACCCTTCTGGCAGGTGGAATAAAACAGTGTACTTTTGGATGCGTTGGCGGCGGCAGTTGTGTGAAAGCTTGCAGTTTTGATGCAATCTATATGGGGGATGATAAAATCCCTGTCGTTATTGAAGATAAATGCACTGCCTGCGGAATGTGTGTGAAAGCTTGTCCAAGAAATTTGATTGAGCTTTTGCCTGTTGATAAAAAATTTGTTGTAAACTGCAGGTCAATGGATAAAGGAGCAGATACGAAAAAAGCATGCTCAGTAGGTTGTATTGCCTGCAGGTTATGTATCAAAAATTGCCCAGAAAATGCAATTGATATGGATGGTAATGTTGCCAAAATTAATCCTGAAAAGTGTGTTAATTGCGGAAAATGTGAAGAAGTTTGTCCGACGAAGGCAATAAATAGATATTAA
- the rsxA gene encoding electron transport complex subunit RsxA — MTGLILIFISAVLVNNFVLSRFLGICPFFGVSKQLETAIGMSMAVTFVMTVAGIVTWIIQYTVLNPFGLIYLQTIVFILVIAALVQLVEMVIEKTSPGLYASLGIFLPLITTNCAILGAALLNIQLQYTFIQMLVFTIGSSIGFGLALILFAGIRERVDLSDVPKYFRGLPVAFITAGILALAFMGFSGLVK, encoded by the coding sequence ATGACAGGGCTAATATTAATATTTATCAGCGCGGTATTGGTTAATAACTTTGTCTTAAGCAGATTTTTAGGTATATGTCCATTTTTTGGTGTTTCAAAACAGCTCGAGACAGCCATCGGGATGAGTATGGCTGTTACATTTGTAATGACTGTTGCAGGTATTGTAACATGGATAATTCAATATACCGTGCTTAACCCATTCGGATTAATTTATTTGCAGACAATTGTTTTCATTCTTGTTATAGCAGCTTTGGTACAGCTGGTTGAGATGGTTATTGAAAAAACTTCACCTGGTCTATATGCTAGCCTTGGTATATTTTTGCCGCTAATTACCACTAACTGTGCAATACTTGGTGCTGCTCTTTTGAATATACAGCTTCAATATACTTTTATTCAAATGTTGGTATTTACAATAGGTTCATCCATTGGCTTTGGTCTTGCTCTGATTCTATTTGCAGGTATCAGAGAAAGGGTAGACCTGTCAGATGTTCCTAAATATTTCAGAGGTTTGCCCGTGGCGTTTATAACTGCTGGTATACTTGCACTTGCCTTTATGGGCTTTAGCGGACTTGTAAAATAG
- a CDS encoding RnfABCDGE type electron transport complex subunit E translates to MSLIKIFKEGLWKNNAVFKQVLGMCPALAVTTSAINGIAMGLASTAVLICSNIVVSIVKDYIPSKVRIPAYIVIIASFVTVIDLVMNAYLHDIHKVLGLFIPLIVVNCMILGRAESFASKNSVVKSIFDGIGIGLGFTFALFILGSVREILGNGSILGFTVTGEWFKPAIVMILPPGAFIALGFIMFAINYIEDRRKIKNAPKEHCSVG, encoded by the coding sequence ATGTCGCTAATTAAAATATTTAAAGAGGGATTGTGGAAAAATAATGCTGTTTTTAAGCAGGTTTTGGGTATGTGTCCTGCTCTTGCTGTTACAACATCTGCAATTAATGGCATTGCTATGGGTTTAGCGTCTACCGCTGTGCTTATATGTTCAAATATTGTGGTCTCAATTGTAAAGGATTACATTCCTTCAAAAGTAAGGATTCCTGCCTATATTGTAATTATTGCAAGTTTTGTGACAGTAATTGACTTGGTAATGAATGCTTATCTTCATGATATCCATAAAGTACTTGGACTTTTTATTCCATTAATTGTTGTTAACTGTATGATTTTGGGAAGGGCTGAAAGTTTTGCATCAAAGAATTCTGTTGTGAAGTCTATTTTTGACGGTATAGGTATTGGATTAGGTTTCACTTTTGCACTTTTTATTCTTGGAAGTGTGAGGGAGATATTGGGCAATGGCTCAATTCTTGGTTTTACTGTTACAGGTGAATGGTTTAAGCCGGCAATTGTTATGATTTTGCCTCCAGGGGCATTTATTGCACTGGGATTTATAATGTTTGCAATAAATTATATTGAAGATAGAAGAAAAATAAAAAATGCTCCAAAAGAGCATTGTTCAGTAGGGTAG
- a CDS encoding RnfABCDGE type electron transport complex subunit G: MRDNNFKMVIVLTVIAAIAAFVLSFVYSSTKDKIAEAYRQEFLRALVKVFPNYNNEPDKDINIVDGQNIYIAKMNDKVVGYAIKSTSSKGYGGDIDVLIAVSTDGKITGIEILRHAETPGLGDKIEDEWFKNLFKGLTAKDNIAVKKDGGIIDQFSGATISPRAVSEAVANGLKFIDDKILGK, from the coding sequence ATGCGTGATAATAACTTTAAAATGGTGATAGTACTTACTGTAATTGCTGCAATAGCTGCTTTTGTGTTATCTTTTGTATATTCTTCAACCAAAGATAAAATAGCAGAGGCTTACAGACAGGAATTTTTGAGGGCTCTGGTAAAAGTTTTTCCAAATTATAACAATGAGCCCGACAAAGATATTAATATTGTCGATGGTCAAAATATATATATTGCTAAAATGAATGATAAAGTTGTTGGATATGCAATCAAATCGACGAGCAGTAAGGGCTATGGTGGAGACATAGATGTACTTATAGCTGTTTCTACTGATGGTAAAATCACAGGTATTGAAATTTTAAGACACGCAGAAACACCAGGACTTGGTGATAAAATTGAGGATGAGTGGTTTAAAAACCTTTTCAAAGGGCTAACAGCAAAAGATAATATTGCTGTAAAAAAAGATGGTGGGATTATAGACCAGTTCAGTGGAGCAACCATCAGTCCAAGAGCGGTCAGCGAGGCTGTTGCAAATGGACTGAAATTTATAGATGACAAAATTTTGGGGAAGTAA
- a CDS encoding RnfABCDGE type electron transport complex subunit D — translation MQENRYLVTFSPHERENLMTDKVMMYVVYSLLPAVAVSIYFFGYYALKTYILTAVFTLGFEALFQKIRKKPITLSDNSALVTAILLAMNLPPVSPWWLILIGSFIAIVVGKQVYGGLGQNPFNPALVARVFLLISWPAQMTYWVKPNPITTGFIFDTVSTATPLGQSKTEVLMSGKIISNFSDVSDYFIGFMSGSMGEISAIALILGAAFLMYKRIISWHTPFSYIISFLIIIVPYWIINPDKTLNPMVHLFTGGLMLGAFYMATDMVTSPVTKKGQIIFGIGCGVLTAVIRLFGGYPEGVSFAILIMNAFVPIIDFYIRHKSFGEATNA, via the coding sequence ATGCAGGAAAATAGATATTTAGTTACTTTTTCTCCTCACGAAAGAGAAAATCTTATGACTGATAAAGTCATGATGTATGTTGTATATTCGCTTTTACCGGCAGTAGCGGTGTCGATTTACTTTTTTGGTTATTATGCTCTTAAAACATATATTTTAACGGCTGTTTTTACACTTGGCTTTGAGGCATTGTTTCAGAAAATAAGGAAAAAGCCAATTACACTTTCTGACAACAGTGCGCTGGTAACTGCAATATTGCTTGCAATGAATTTGCCTCCGGTAAGTCCATGGTGGCTTATTTTAATAGGCAGTTTTATTGCAATTGTTGTGGGGAAACAGGTTTATGGCGGACTTGGACAAAATCCATTTAATCCGGCATTGGTTGCAAGGGTATTTTTACTTATTTCCTGGCCAGCTCAGATGACATATTGGGTAAAGCCAAACCCTATTACAACAGGCTTTATTTTTGATACAGTCTCTACCGCCACTCCGCTTGGTCAGTCAAAAACTGAAGTTTTGATGAGCGGTAAAATTATAAGTAATTTTAGCGATGTATCCGACTATTTTATAGGCTTTATGAGTGGCTCAATGGGGGAGATTTCAGCGATTGCGCTTATTTTGGGTGCAGCTTTTTTGATGTATAAAAGGATTATTTCATGGCATACGCCTTTTAGCTATATCATTTCTTTTCTTATCATAATTGTGCCTTACTGGATAATAAATCCTGACAAGACATTAAATCCCATGGTGCACCTTTTTACTGGTGGACTTATGTTAGGTGCATTTTATATGGCCACTGATATGGTAACAAGCCCTGTTACTAAAAAAGGGCAAATTATTTTTGGTATAGGTTGCGGGGTACTTACGGCAGTAATCAGGCTATTTGGCGGTTATCCTGAAGGGGTTTCATTTGCGATTTTGATAATGAATGCTTTTGTGCCTATAATTGATTTTTATATAAGACATAAAAGTTTTGGCGAGGCTACCAATGCGTGA
- the rsxC gene encoding electron transport complex subunit RsxC, translating to MGFYGFSGGIHPRYNKGLTSDKSVEVLDLKADDEVFIPLSQHIGAPAKPLVNKKDVVKRGQLIGAPAGFISSSVHSSVTGEVLGIVKVPHPISGKTDAVHIKITETDNNFEPITANKKFQEVILEAGIVGMGGATFPTHVKLSPPKKIDYLIINGAECEPYLTCDHRLMVEKTEEILKGAQIIRENLGEDVKLIIGIEENKPDAIEKFRKFSDNNIEIIPLEVKYPQGGEKQLIKATVNRVVPEGKLPLEVGCVVQNVGTALAVYEAIYLKKPLIERVVTVTGAVKNPKNLHVKIGTPIGKLIEECGGFIGTPKKIVMGGPMMGFAVTSLKTPVMKGTSGVLVYREEDLPDLKMTNCIRCGRCVSACPMGLVPAIMEQFTLNEMYEKVLDWHVLNCIECGCCSYVCPARRPLVGYFKTAKREVMKILKQREQNAGK from the coding sequence ATGGGTTTTTATGGTTTTTCCGGCGGGATTCATCCCCGTTATAACAAAGGTTTGACCAGTGACAAATCTGTGGAAGTTCTTGATCTAAAAGCAGACGATGAGGTTTTTATACCTCTTTCCCAGCATATTGGGGCACCTGCAAAACCTCTTGTTAACAAAAAAGATGTAGTTAAAAGAGGGCAGCTAATAGGGGCTCCGGCAGGTTTTATCAGCAGCTCCGTACACTCATCTGTTACTGGTGAAGTATTGGGTATTGTGAAAGTGCCTCATCCTATTTCCGGCAAAACCGATGCTGTGCATATTAAGATTACTGAAACTGACAACAATTTTGAGCCAATCACTGCGAATAAGAAATTTCAGGAGGTTATTCTTGAAGCTGGTATTGTTGGGATGGGAGGAGCAACTTTTCCTACACATGTGAAACTTTCGCCTCCAAAAAAAATAGATTACCTAATTATAAACGGTGCAGAGTGCGAACCATACCTGACTTGTGATCACAGACTTATGGTGGAAAAGACAGAGGAGATATTGAAGGGTGCACAAATAATCAGAGAAAATCTTGGAGAAGATGTTAAACTTATAATAGGTATTGAAGAAAATAAGCCTGACGCTATTGAAAAATTTAGAAAATTTTCAGATAATAATATTGAAATTATACCCCTTGAAGTAAAATACCCACAGGGTGGTGAAAAGCAACTTATTAAAGCTACTGTAAACAGAGTTGTTCCCGAAGGAAAACTCCCTCTTGAGGTTGGGTGCGTCGTCCAGAATGTTGGCACAGCCCTGGCGGTATATGAGGCCATTTACCTGAAAAAGCCGTTAATTGAAAGAGTGGTGACGGTGACAGGTGCAGTCAAAAATCCAAAGAATTTACATGTAAAAATAGGAACCCCTATAGGTAAACTTATCGAAGAATGCGGAGGGTTTATAGGTACCCCTAAGAAAATTGTAATGGGTGGCCCAATGATGGGGTTTGCAGTTACTTCTCTTAAAACACCTGTGATGAAAGGCACAAGCGGTGTACTTGTTTACAGGGAAGAAGATTTGCCCGATTTGAAGATGACAAATTGTATCAGATGCGGAAGGTGTGTTAGTGCATGCCCTATGGGTCTTGTTCCTGCAATTATGGAGCAATTTACTTTAAATGAGATGTATGAAAAAGTACTTGACTGGCATGTGCTAAATTGTATTGAATGCGGATGTTGTAGTTATGTCTGTCCGGCAAGGAGACCTTTGGTCGGTTATTTTAAAACAGCAAAAAGAGAAGTTATGAAAATATTAAAACAGAGAGAGCAAAATGCAGGAAAATAG
- a CDS encoding deoxycytidylate deaminase — translation MRPDWDSYFLELTDVVKKRSTCLRRQVGAIIVKDNHILSTGYNGVPTKITHCSEVGCLREKLKVPSGERHELCRGLHAEQNAIIQAALHGVSIKDATLYTNTKPCSICTKMIINAGIKRIVYQIDYTDKLADELLAETDIELVKI, via the coding sequence TTGAGGCCAGATTGGGATAGCTATTTCTTGGAACTTACTGACGTGGTAAAAAAACGCTCTACCTGTCTAAGAAGGCAGGTAGGCGCTATTATTGTTAAGGACAACCATATTCTGTCCACAGGTTATAATGGTGTTCCGACAAAGATAACTCATTGCTCAGAGGTTGGATGTCTGAGAGAAAAGTTGAAAGTCCCTTCAGGTGAAAGACATGAGCTTTGCAGAGGGTTGCACGCGGAACAAAATGCAATTATTCAGGCAGCACTTCATGGTGTAAGCATCAAAGATGCTACTTTATATACAAACACAAAGCCTTGCTCCATTTGCACCAAAATGATAATAAATGCAGGAATAAAAAGAATAGTTTATCAGATTGATTATACAGACAAGCTTGCAGATGAGCTTTTGGCTGAAACAGACATTGAATTAGTAAAAATTTAA
- the glyA gene encoding serine hydroxymethyltransferase: protein MSLYETVKKVDREVYDALQKELERQETHLELIASENFVSPAVLEAQGSVLTNKYAEGYPSKRYYGGCEFVDIAEELAIQRAKKLFGADHANVQPHSGSQANMAVYFSVLNPGDTILGMNLSHGGHLTHGSPVNFSGKFFNVIPYGVNKETETIDFDEVERLAVENKPKMIVVGASAYPREIDFKEFRRIADKVGAYVMVDMAHIAGLVAAGVHPNPVPYAEFVTTTTHKTLRGPRGGMILCRGEFAKAVNSNIFPGIQGGPLMHVIAAKAVAFKEALGEEFKEYQKQIVKNAKALAEKLSSRGYRLVSGGTDNHLMLVDLTKQDITGKDAEHALGMANITVNKNTIPFETRSPFVTSGIRIGTPALTTRGMKEQEMNLVGEYIADVLDNINNESVITDTKKKVLELCSKFPLYKGKLY from the coding sequence ATGTCTTTATATGAAACAGTTAAAAAAGTTGATAGGGAAGTTTATGATGCTTTGCAAAAAGAGCTTGAGAGGCAGGAAACCCATCTTGAGCTTATTGCAAGCGAAAATTTTGTAAGTCCGGCAGTTTTGGAAGCCCAAGGCTCTGTTTTGACAAACAAATATGCGGAAGGTTATCCGTCAAAGAGGTATTATGGCGGCTGTGAGTTTGTAGATATTGCAGAAGAACTTGCAATACAACGTGCCAAAAAGCTTTTTGGCGCTGATCATGCAAATGTTCAACCACACTCAGGCAGTCAAGCTAATATGGCTGTATATTTTTCCGTTTTGAACCCCGGTGATACTATTTTGGGGATGAATCTTTCTCATGGGGGTCACCTTACTCACGGAAGTCCTGTAAATTTTTCCGGTAAATTTTTTAATGTAATCCCTTATGGAGTAAACAAAGAGACTGAAACAATAGATTTTGATGAGGTTGAAAGACTTGCTGTAGAAAATAAGCCTAAGATGATTGTTGTTGGTGCAAGTGCGTATCCAAGAGAGATAGATTTCAAAGAGTTCAGAAGAATAGCTGATAAAGTGGGTGCATACGTAATGGTTGATATGGCACATATTGCAGGGCTTGTTGCTGCTGGCGTTCATCCAAATCCCGTCCCCTATGCCGAATTTGTTACCACTACTACTCACAAAACATTGAGAGGGCCAAGGGGTGGTATGATTCTTTGTAGAGGGGAGTTTGCCAAAGCTGTCAATTCAAATATATTCCCTGGTATCCAGGGAGGTCCTTTGATGCACGTTATAGCTGCAAAGGCAGTTGCTTTTAAAGAGGCTCTTGGCGAAGAATTTAAAGAGTATCAGAAACAGATAGTAAAAAATGCAAAAGCGCTGGCAGAAAAACTTTCATCAAGAGGTTACAGGTTAGTTTCCGGCGGGACAGATAATCATCTTATGCTTGTTGACCTTACAAAACAGGATATTACCGGAAAAGATGCCGAACATGCTCTTGGGATGGCAAATATTACCGTTAATAAAAATACAATCCCTTTTGAAACAAGAAGCCCTTTTGTAACAAGCGGAATAAGGATAGGTACACCTGCTCTGACTACACGAGGAATGAAAGAGCAGGAAATGAACCTTGTTGGTGAGTACATTGCCGACGTGCTTGATAATATAAACAACGAAAGTGTTATAACTGATACAAAGAAAAAGGTTCTTGAGCTTTGCTCAAAATTTCCACTTTACAAGGGTAAACTGTATTGA
- the rpiB gene encoding ribose 5-phosphate isomerase B: MKIGLASDHGGFELKEIIKKFLQEKGLELVDYGTSNGGESVDYPDYAKEAVLGILNKEVDRAIIMCGSGIGISISANKFPGIRAALCWDSYTAKMSRLHNDANILAMGGRIIGPELAKEIVETWLSYDFEGGRHQRRIDKIDSLAKEYWNNIK; this comes from the coding sequence GTGAAAATAGGTTTAGCTTCGGATCACGGCGGTTTCGAATTAAAAGAAATCATCAAGAAATTTCTTCAAGAGAAAGGTTTAGAATTAGTAGACTATGGCACATCAAATGGTGGCGAATCTGTTGATTACCCGGATTATGCTAAAGAAGCAGTTCTTGGCATACTTAATAAAGAAGTTGATAGAGCTATTATCATGTGTGGTTCGGGGATTGGAATATCTATATCTGCGAATAAATTCCCAGGGATAAGGGCAGCTTTGTGCTGGGATTCATATACTGCCAAAATGAGCAGGTTGCACAATGATGCAAATATACTTGCAATGGGGGGCAGGATAATTGGTCCCGAGCTTGCAAAAGAGATTGTTGAGACATGGCTATCTTACGATTTTGAAGGTGGCAGGCATCAAAGAAGAATTGATAAAATAGATTCTTTAGCTAAAGAGTATTGGAATAATATAAAATAG
- the nadA gene encoding quinolinate synthase NadA encodes MDLKQEIRKLLKEKNAVLLAHNYQIDDIQEIADFTGDSLGLSIEASRVKEDIIVFAGVHFMAETAYMLSPNKKVLLPEIDAGCPMADMVTAEELREFKAKYPGVPVVCYVNSSAEVKAESDICCTSANAVNVVKSIDSDRVIFVPDRNLGHYVSRFVDKEIILWNGFCPIHERVTRRDLEMLKSEHPDAIVVLHPECPPDVIELADHVCSTSGVYTFCKESKHKKFIIGTERGVGYRLRKENPDKEFYFAYSPFQCKNMKKTTLKKVYDSLVEEKYEIKVEEDIRKKAVLSIERMLQVPRNY; translated from the coding sequence ATGGACTTAAAACAAGAGATTAGAAAACTTTTAAAAGAGAAAAATGCAGTTTTGCTGGCGCATAATTATCAAATTGACGATATTCAAGAAATAGCAGATTTTACGGGTGATTCTTTAGGACTCAGCATTGAGGCTTCTAGAGTTAAGGAAGATATTATTGTTTTTGCCGGTGTTCATTTTATGGCTGAAACAGCGTATATGCTTTCACCAAATAAAAAAGTACTTTTGCCGGAAATTGACGCAGGGTGTCCAATGGCTGATATGGTTACAGCTGAGGAATTAAGAGAGTTTAAGGCCAAATATCCAGGAGTCCCGGTAGTGTGTTATGTAAACTCTTCTGCAGAAGTTAAGGCAGAATCTGATATTTGCTGTACATCAGCCAATGCGGTTAATGTGGTAAAATCTATTGACAGTGACAGGGTTATTTTTGTGCCTGATAGAAACCTCGGACATTATGTTTCTCGTTTTGTAGACAAGGAGATAATTTTGTGGAACGGTTTTTGTCCTATTCACGAAAGAGTCACGAGACGAGATTTAGAAATGCTTAAAAGTGAACATCCTGATGCAATAGTGGTATTGCACCCCGAATGTCCGCCTGATGTTATAGAATTAGCCGATCACGTTTGCTCTACTTCAGGAGTTTATACATTTTGCAAAGAGAGCAAGCATAAAAAGTTTATAATTGGTACTGAAAGAGGGGTTGGTTACAGATTGAGAAAAGAGAATCCTGATAAAGAATTTTATTTTGCCTACTCTCCGTTTCAATGCAAGAATATGAAGAAGACAACGTTAAAAAAAGTGTATGATTCACTTGTAGAAGAAAAATATGAAATTAAAGTTGAGGAAGATATAAGAAAAAAAGCTGTATTGTCTATTGAAAGGATGCTACAAGTACCGAGAAACTATTAA
- a CDS encoding TIGR00282 family metallophosphoesterase has protein sequence MNTQNNTVNILFIGDIVGRGGRKTVKSAISRLKEELSLDLIIANAENSASGFGITLNVYKELLGFGIDICTSGNHIYDKKEIVGYLDNLDKLIRPANLPSKAPGKGFVVVEKKGVRFLIVNLLGRVFMPLSDCPFQTFEKILSEYPDCLPIVDFHGEATSEKNAFAYNFDGKALAVIGTHTHVQTNDDRLLPNGTFYITDAGMCGALDSCIGVVKENSIEKFLTSVPIKFDVEKKGKMLFNAVFFSIDTDTKKIVKFEKIYNICGE, from the coding sequence TTGAATACGCAAAATAATACCGTAAATATACTTTTTATAGGTGATATAGTTGGCAGAGGTGGTCGAAAAACTGTAAAGTCGGCCATCTCTCGACTAAAAGAAGAGCTTAGTTTGGACCTGATTATCGCAAATGCAGAAAATTCTGCCAGCGGATTTGGAATTACATTAAATGTTTATAAAGAGCTTTTAGGTTTTGGAATAGATATTTGCACTTCCGGAAATCATATATATGACAAAAAGGAAATTGTTGGCTATTTAGATAATCTGGACAAATTGATAAGACCTGCCAATTTACCATCAAAGGCTCCCGGAAAAGGTTTTGTGGTGGTAGAAAAGAAAGGGGTAAGGTTTTTAATTGTAAATTTATTGGGCAGGGTATTTATGCCTTTATCAGATTGCCCTTTTCAGACTTTTGAAAAGATATTGAGTGAATACCCTGACTGTCTTCCAATTGTAGATTTTCACGGTGAAGCAACCAGTGAAAAAAATGCATTTGCCTACAATTTTGATGGAAAAGCCTTAGCTGTTATCGGGACTCATACCCATGTGCAGACCAATGATGACCGTTTGTTGCCAAACGGTACATTTTATATAACTGATGCAGGGATGTGTGGTGCACTTGACTCTTGTATTGGTGTTGTTAAGGAAAATTCCATTGAAAAATTTTTAACATCCGTGCCTATAAAATTTGATGTTGAAAAAAAAGGTAAGATGTTATTTAATGCAGTGTTTTTTAGCATTGATACAGACACAAAAAAAATAGTTAAATTTGAAAAAATTTATAATATTTGCGGGGAATAG